A window of Strigops habroptila isolate Jane chromosome 5, bStrHab1.2.pri, whole genome shotgun sequence contains these coding sequences:
- the TMEM273 gene encoding transmembrane protein 273, translating to MGSFADETHEQQPQRQKFTAVTVVFETSDFWRAKVYASGNSEEEIDFTYVIIGVTLGAFLAIAFVAVIICMIKSQMIDNVFGESDGKMDRRSNVGSSQNRDDINVSGKQSTNDQ from the exons ATGGGATCATTTGCAGATGAAACACATGAG CAGCAGCCACAAAGGCAGAAGTTTACAGCAGTTACTGTGGTCTTTGAGACATCAG atttttGGAGAGCAAAGGTCTATGCTTCTGGAAACTCAGAGGAGGAAATAG ATTTCACATATGTTATTATAGGAGTTACTCTGGGAGCATTTCTAGCAATTGCTTTTGTAGCAGTAATAATCTGCATGATCAAAAGCCAGATGATTGACAATGTTTTCGGAG AGTCAGATGGCAAAATGGATAGAAG GTCAAACGTGGGATCAAGCCAAAACAG agatGACATCAATGtatcaggaaaacaaagtacAAATGATCAATAA